The stretch of DNA CCACAAGATGTCCCGTCAATGAAGCCTGGAATACGGTCTCTGCGACTTCACGGTCGCGTATTTCTCCAACCATGATGACTTCCGGGTCTTGCCGCATGAGCGACCGAAGCCCCACCGTCAAATCAAATCCCGCTGCCTGATTCACTTGCGATTGGGTGACCCCTGGTACAACAACTTCAATCGGGTCCTCCAGACTGACTAGACTTTTGCCGCTGCCGGAATTGTCTACTATTTCTCGCAAACAGGCATAATTTGTTGTGGTTTTTCCACATCCCGCAGGTCCGGTCACCATAAAGACCCCGGTGGTCTGTTGCAATAATCGCCGAATGTCGGTCAGGATGTCCTGGGGTAAGTTCAGTCGGTCCAGCCGATCGTACCGGCCCGCGCCGGCAAAGAGCCGGACCACGCATTTTTCGCCATACAGCGCCGGAAACGTACTCACGCGGGTTTCAAAGTCACCCGCATCACGAATGCGGCCCTCTTGCGGCATCTCGGTTTGGTAGGTGAGCAAGTCCGACAGCACTTTAAGCCGCGCCACAATCCGCGGTGCCAGCCGGGCGGAAAACATTGCCACCGACTGCAGGACACCGTCGAGACGCCACC from Symmachiella dynata encodes:
- a CDS encoding GspE/PulE family protein: MPQNLETQFRERLPRCGEEDPQYVTELVDVILSAASEAGATDVHLLPGEDAMEMRWRLDGVLQSVAMFSARLAPRIVARLKVLSDLLTYQTEMPQEGRIRDAGDFETRVSTFPALYGEKCVVRLFAGAGRYDRLDRLNLPQDILTDIRRLLQQTTGVFMVTGPAGCGKTTTNYACLREIVDNSGSGKSLVSLEDPIEVVVPGVTQSQVNQAAGFDLTVGLRSLMRQDPEVIMVGEIRDREVAETVFQASLTGHLVVTTFHAGSAAEAVNRLSDMGIEPFLLKSGLLGILSQRLLRRLCACAQPSAERDDRMGLAVEQATMPVGCSDCQGTGYRGRFVVAEMLTVEDDAIGEAIRNRRDARFLEQTAISAGMVTSLSRACEAVNQGITSPAEVRRVFGF